From Pandoraea norimbergensis, the proteins below share one genomic window:
- a CDS encoding MFS transporter, translating to MSIATSQPWPPADASLRRRLLGLFSVCLAALLLPMSFSGGAVATPAIGAALHGSALEMRWITSAFMLAFGGCLMAAGACADAFGRKRIFLLGVGCLLLTSLALAMSHSALAVDWLRALQGVAAAATLAGGGASLAQDFDGHARARAYGLLGTTFGVGLAFGPLLAGVLIARFGWRGVFAATAVIAAFALCIGARCMRESRDPAAAGLDWPGTLTFTGALACFTYGVIQAPAIGATAPEVIGSLVFALVLTIAFVVIERRVAHPMLDLTLFRYVRFIGVQMLPIATCCCYIVLLVLLPLRFIGVHGDSEIVAGMRMMAMSLPMLVVPFVATQLARRMPAGVLCSSGLVLAAVGLVWLARTAGAPSTLHSGVLNPALWPMLLIGAGSAVPWGLMDGLSVSVVPTERAGMAMGIFNTTRVASEGVALALVGAVLIALIGTHLPDLHGAVAPDVAREAVNRLVAGDMRGAVASVPAWGEAALRDAYEQAFATLLDRLAIVTLLCAAVVFACLGGKPRTGASDLGEPSTDIGTR from the coding sequence GGCGCCGCATTGCACGGCAGCGCTTTGGAGATGCGCTGGATTACCAGCGCGTTCATGCTGGCTTTCGGCGGGTGCCTGATGGCCGCTGGCGCGTGCGCCGACGCCTTCGGACGCAAACGCATCTTCCTGCTAGGCGTGGGATGTTTGCTGCTCACTTCGCTGGCCCTCGCCATGTCGCACTCGGCGCTCGCCGTCGACTGGCTGCGTGCATTGCAGGGCGTCGCCGCCGCTGCGACGCTCGCGGGCGGTGGTGCGTCATTGGCGCAAGACTTCGACGGACACGCCCGGGCGCGTGCCTACGGTTTGCTGGGCACGACCTTCGGCGTAGGGCTGGCGTTCGGCCCGCTGCTCGCTGGGGTGCTCATCGCGCGCTTCGGTTGGCGGGGCGTGTTCGCCGCTACCGCTGTCATCGCCGCGTTCGCGCTGTGTATCGGCGCACGCTGCATGCGCGAATCACGCGATCCGGCCGCCGCCGGGCTCGACTGGCCCGGCACGCTGACTTTCACCGGCGCGCTCGCGTGCTTCACGTACGGCGTGATTCAAGCACCCGCCATCGGTGCGACGGCACCGGAGGTCATCGGCTCGCTCGTATTCGCGCTGGTGCTGACCATCGCGTTCGTCGTCATCGAGCGGCGGGTCGCGCATCCGATGCTGGACCTGACGCTGTTTCGCTACGTGCGCTTCATCGGCGTGCAGATGTTGCCCATTGCCACGTGCTGCTGTTACATCGTGCTGCTCGTGTTGTTGCCGCTGCGCTTTATCGGCGTGCATGGCGACAGCGAGATCGTGGCCGGGATGCGCATGATGGCCATGTCGCTGCCGATGCTCGTCGTGCCATTCGTCGCGACACAACTGGCGCGGCGCATGCCTGCGGGCGTGTTGTGCAGTTCGGGGTTGGTGCTGGCGGCCGTCGGACTGGTGTGGCTCGCGCGCACCGCAGGCGCACCGAGCACGTTGCACAGCGGTGTGCTGAATCCGGCGTTATGGCCGATGTTGCTAATCGGCGCGGGCAGCGCGGTGCCGTGGGGACTGATGGACGGGTTGTCGGTGAGCGTGGTGCCGACCGAGCGCGCAGGCATGGCGATGGGCATCTTCAATACGACGCGCGTCGCAAGCGAAGGCGTCGCGCTGGCGCTCGTCGGGGCGGTGCTGATTGCGCTGATTGGCACGCATCTGCCCGATCTGCACGGCGCGGTGGCGCCCGACGTGGCGCGTGAAGCCGTCAACCGGCTGGTCGCGGGCGACATGCGTGGCGCGGTAGCCAGCGTTCCGGCATGGGGAGAGGCGGCATTGCGCGATGCCTACGAACAGGCTTTCGCGACGCTGCTCGACCGGCTCGCCATCGTGACCCTGCTGTGTGCGGCTGTCGTGTTTGCGTGTCTGGGCGGCAAACCCCGCACCGGTGCCTCTGATCTGGGCGAACCATCGACGGACATCGGCACGCGCTGA
- the purM gene encoding phosphoribosylformylglycinamidine cyclo-ligase, translated as MSHPNETSGLSYRDAGVDIEAGDALVEAIKPFAKKTLRDGVLGGIGGFGALFEVPKRYKEPVLVSGTDGVGTKLKLAFTLNKHDTVGQDLVAMSVNDILVQGAEPLFFLDYFACGKLDVATAATVVKGIAQGCELAGCALIGGETAEMPSMYPDGEYDLAGFAVGAVEKSKIINGTTIAPGDVVLGLASSGAHSNGYSLVRKIIEVAKPDLDADFHGQPLRDVLMAPTRIYVKPLLALMETLPVKGMAHITGGGIVENIPRVLADNLTADLSKDAWTLPPLFQWLQEHGKVADAEMHRVFNCGIGMAVIVSAADADAAVKHLEASGETVYRLGTVRERREGEAQTIVS; from the coding sequence ATGTCACACCCTAACGAAACTTCCGGACTTTCCTATCGCGACGCCGGCGTCGATATCGAAGCAGGCGATGCACTGGTCGAAGCGATCAAGCCGTTTGCGAAGAAAACCCTGCGCGACGGCGTGCTGGGTGGCATTGGCGGCTTCGGCGCGCTCTTCGAAGTGCCCAAGCGCTACAAGGAGCCGGTACTCGTTTCGGGCACCGACGGGGTCGGCACCAAGCTCAAGCTGGCCTTCACCCTGAACAAGCACGATACCGTGGGCCAGGATCTGGTCGCGATGAGCGTGAACGACATTCTGGTGCAAGGCGCCGAGCCGCTGTTCTTCCTCGATTACTTTGCCTGCGGCAAGCTGGACGTGGCCACCGCCGCGACCGTGGTCAAGGGCATTGCCCAAGGCTGCGAGCTGGCCGGTTGCGCGCTGATCGGCGGCGAAACGGCGGAAATGCCGAGCATGTACCCGGACGGCGAGTACGATCTGGCCGGTTTTGCGGTCGGTGCGGTGGAAAAGAGCAAGATCATCAACGGCACGACCATCGCCCCGGGCGACGTGGTGCTGGGTCTGGCCTCGTCGGGCGCGCATTCGAACGGTTATTCGCTGGTGCGCAAGATCATCGAAGTGGCCAAGCCGGATCTGGACGCCGACTTCCACGGCCAGCCGCTGCGCGACGTGCTGATGGCCCCGACGCGTATTTACGTCAAGCCGCTGCTGGCACTGATGGAAACGCTGCCGGTCAAGGGCATGGCCCACATCACGGGTGGCGGCATCGTGGAAAACATTCCGCGCGTGCTGGCCGACAACCTCACCGCCGACCTGTCGAAGGACGCGTGGACGCTGCCGCCGCTGTTCCAGTGGCTGCAAGAACACGGCAAGGTCGCCGACGCTGAAATGCACCGCGTCTTCAACTGCGGTATCGGCATGGCCGTGATCGTGTCGGCGGCGGATGCCGACGCTGCGGTCAAGCACCTCGAAGCCTCGGGCGAGACGGTCTACCGTCTGGGCACGGTCCGCGAGCGCCGCGAAGGTGAAGCGCAGACGATCGTTTCGTAA
- the hda gene encoding DnaA regulatory inactivator Hda, translating into MIQQLFLDLGTPPPATFDNFIVGPNREVAQTLAGLPADLSAGTARDRGIYLWGSAGSGRTHLMEALVHAVGPGARYLRPNSPLAAFMFDESSTVYCVDDCDNLSPNQQIAAFNLFNETRARPHCAFVAAGSQPPVDMPLREDLRTRLGWGLVFHIVGLDDDGKKQALQNAARERGLQLAADVPAYLLTHFQRDMSSLMALLDRLDRFSMEQKRAVTLPLLRQMLTHADPAAPDGKN; encoded by the coding sequence GTGATCCAGCAACTGTTTCTCGACCTCGGCACACCGCCGCCCGCCACGTTCGACAATTTTATTGTCGGGCCCAATCGCGAGGTGGCGCAGACGCTCGCCGGTTTGCCTGCCGATTTGTCGGCCGGCACCGCACGCGACCGCGGCATCTACCTGTGGGGGAGCGCGGGGTCCGGGCGCACCCATCTGATGGAAGCGCTGGTCCATGCCGTGGGCCCGGGCGCGCGCTATTTGCGCCCCAACAGCCCGCTGGCCGCCTTCATGTTCGATGAATCGAGCACCGTCTACTGTGTGGACGACTGCGACAACCTCTCGCCGAACCAGCAGATCGCCGCCTTCAATCTGTTCAACGAAACCCGCGCCCGGCCGCACTGCGCGTTCGTCGCCGCCGGGTCACAGCCCCCGGTCGACATGCCGCTGCGCGAAGATTTGCGTACGCGACTGGGCTGGGGTCTGGTTTTTCATATCGTGGGTCTGGACGACGACGGCAAGAAACAAGCGCTGCAAAACGCCGCGCGCGAGCGCGGCCTGCAACTGGCGGCCGACGTGCCCGCCTATCTGCTGACCCACTTCCAGCGCGACATGTCGAGCCTGATGGCCCTGCTCGACCGGCTGGACCGTTTTTCCATGGAGCAGAAGCGGGCCGTGACCCTGCCGCTGCTGCGCCAGATGTTGACTCACGCCGATCCCGCCGCCCCCGACGGCAAAAACTGA
- a CDS encoding histidinol-phosphatase: MTNLALFDLDHTLLPTDSDKEWGRFLVRQGAVDRDTYAQANEAFYQDYRAGRLDMPAYLRFCLAPLARYPRDQLDAWHAQYMEESILPHVRPEALELLDIHRKAGDLCAIVTATNTFVTRPIAKAFGIDHLIGTEPQTVGDDPQARYTGAYVGTPSFREGKITRTEAWLASLGKTWSDFDHAFFYSDSANDVPLMEKVNHPVATNPDEALREIALARRWPILELFQ; this comes from the coding sequence ATGACCAATTTAGCTCTCTTCGACCTCGACCACACCCTGCTGCCTACGGACAGCGACAAGGAGTGGGGCCGCTTCCTCGTGCGCCAGGGCGCCGTCGACCGCGACACATACGCGCAGGCCAACGAGGCCTTCTATCAGGACTACCGTGCAGGCCGGCTCGACATGCCCGCCTATCTGCGTTTCTGCCTGGCGCCGCTCGCCCGCTACCCGCGCGATCAGCTCGACGCCTGGCACGCGCAGTACATGGAAGAGTCGATCCTGCCGCACGTGCGCCCCGAAGCGCTCGAATTGCTCGACATCCACCGCAAGGCCGGCGATCTGTGCGCCATCGTGACCGCGACCAACACGTTCGTCACGCGCCCGATCGCCAAGGCCTTCGGCATCGATCACCTGATCGGCACTGAACCGCAAACTGTCGGCGACGACCCGCAGGCCCGTTACACCGGTGCCTACGTCGGTACGCCGAGCTTCCGCGAGGGCAAGATCACCCGCACCGAAGCCTGGCTCGCGAGCCTGGGCAAGACGTGGAGTGACTTCGACCACGCATTCTTCTATAGCGATTCTGCCAACGACGTCCCCCTGATGGAGAAAGTGAACCATCCGGTGGCGACCAATCCCGATGAAGCTCTGCGCGAAATCGCGCTGGCGCGTCGCTGGCCCATTCTCGAGTTGTTCCAGTGA
- the pcnB gene encoding polynucleotide adenylyltransferase PcnB produces MIRKLIKKLLGKESGSPDAAYSATPAGTPVVIPVSVHGIDPTLLSKNAVRVTDTLQQAGFKAFIVGGAVRDLLLGIAPKDFDVATSATPEQVQRLFRRARIIGRRFQIVHVQFGQEIIETSTFRALVDAIDSEQIGARRPKKGELDRKTHVTDESGRVLRDNVWGEQDEDAARRDFTVNAMYYDPAAQTVHDYHHGWEDIQKRVLRMIGDPATRYREDPVRMLRVVRFAAKLGFKIDDATAAPIPELAPLIDNVPAARLFDEMLKLLLSGHAWGCVQQLREQGLHHGLLPLLDVVLEQPLGEKFVTLALANTDARIRAGKPVSPGFLFAALLWHLVLEKWQAYQRAGEYPIPALHLAMDDVLDAQTGKLAIQRRFVADMKEIWGLQVRLDKRVGRTPLRLLEHPRLRAGYDFLLLRCESGEVPADVGQWWTDFLEGDSVTRDALLSQGAASGSTPAAKRRRRRRKPGSRGDGGNEGGDGGEGGGNSGGANSGGDSGENATSEKNGKRVSSRQHGSEGAS; encoded by the coding sequence GTGATACGCAAACTCATCAAGAAGCTGCTCGGCAAAGAAAGCGGCTCCCCCGACGCCGCTTACAGTGCCACCCCTGCCGGCACGCCGGTCGTCATTCCCGTGTCGGTGCACGGCATCGACCCGACGCTGCTCTCGAAGAACGCCGTGCGCGTGACCGACACGCTGCAACAGGCCGGTTTCAAGGCGTTCATCGTCGGCGGCGCGGTCCGTGACCTGCTGCTGGGCATTGCACCGAAAGACTTCGACGTCGCCACGAGCGCCACGCCCGAGCAAGTGCAGCGCCTGTTCCGGCGCGCACGCATCATCGGCCGGCGCTTCCAGATCGTGCACGTGCAGTTCGGGCAGGAGATCATCGAGACCTCCACGTTCCGGGCACTGGTCGACGCGATCGACAGCGAGCAGATCGGCGCACGCCGTCCCAAGAAGGGCGAACTCGATCGCAAGACCCACGTGACCGATGAGTCGGGCCGCGTGCTGCGCGACAACGTCTGGGGCGAGCAGGATGAAGACGCGGCCCGCCGCGACTTCACCGTCAACGCGATGTATTACGATCCGGCCGCGCAAACGGTGCATGACTATCACCACGGCTGGGAAGATATTCAGAAGCGCGTGCTGCGCATGATCGGCGACCCGGCCACGCGCTATCGCGAAGACCCCGTGCGCATGCTGCGCGTGGTGCGCTTTGCCGCCAAGCTCGGTTTCAAGATCGACGACGCCACGGCCGCACCGATTCCGGAACTCGCGCCGCTCATCGACAACGTGCCTGCCGCGCGTCTGTTCGACGAAATGCTCAAGCTGCTGCTCTCGGGCCACGCCTGGGGTTGCGTGCAGCAACTGCGCGAACAGGGCCTGCATCACGGCCTGCTGCCGCTGCTCGACGTGGTGCTGGAACAGCCGCTGGGCGAGAAGTTCGTGACGCTCGCGCTGGCCAACACCGATGCCCGCATTCGTGCGGGCAAACCGGTTTCGCCGGGCTTCCTGTTCGCGGCCCTGCTCTGGCACCTCGTGCTCGAGAAGTGGCAAGCGTATCAACGCGCCGGCGAATATCCGATTCCTGCGCTGCACCTCGCGATGGACGACGTGCTCGATGCACAGACCGGCAAGCTGGCCATCCAGCGCCGCTTTGTCGCCGACATGAAGGAAATCTGGGGCTTGCAGGTGCGTCTGGACAAGCGCGTCGGCCGCACGCCGCTGCGCCTGCTCGAACACCCGCGTCTGCGCGCCGGTTACGACTTCCTGTTGCTGCGCTGCGAATCGGGTGAAGTGCCTGCCGATGTGGGCCAGTGGTGGACCGACTTCCTCGAAGGCGACTCCGTCACGCGCGACGCACTGCTCTCGCAGGGTGCGGCTTCGGGCAGCACGCCGGCCGCCAAGCGCCGTCGCCGCCGTCGCAAGCCGGGCTCGCGTGGCGATGGTGGTAATGAGGGTGGCGATGGTGGTGAAGGCGGCGGCAACTCGGGGGGGGCAAACTCGGGCGGCGATAGTGGTGAGAACGCTACCAGCGAGAAAAATGGCAAGCGGGTATCATCGCGACAGCATGGTTCCGAAGGTGCTTCATGA
- the folK gene encoding 2-amino-4-hydroxy-6-hydroxymethyldihydropteridine diphosphokinase produces MTVAYIGLGANLGDARQSMKDAIVCLAQQIGVTIIGKSDFYRTAPIESSGDDYLNCVVAVETSLTARQLLTLCLKIELHFGRERPYKNAPRTLDLDVLLYGEDRIAEPDLIVPHPRMAERAFVLRPLADLAPELDIPGVGRVSALLPAVADQRIERVAQCCCPTKRAYAS; encoded by the coding sequence ATGACTGTTGCCTACATCGGGCTGGGTGCCAATCTTGGCGACGCCCGTCAATCGATGAAGGACGCCATCGTCTGTCTCGCGCAGCAAATTGGCGTCACGATCATCGGTAAATCCGATTTCTATCGCACCGCTCCCATCGAGTCGAGCGGCGACGACTATCTCAATTGCGTCGTTGCCGTCGAGACGTCGCTGACTGCGCGTCAATTGCTCACGCTGTGCCTGAAGATCGAGTTGCACTTCGGGCGTGAGCGGCCGTACAAGAACGCGCCGCGCACGCTCGATCTCGATGTTCTCCTCTACGGCGAAGACCGCATTGCCGAGCCGGATCTGATCGTGCCGCATCCGCGCATGGCAGAACGCGCCTTTGTGCTGCGCCCGCTCGCCGACCTCGCTCCCGAACTCGACATCCCCGGTGTTGGCCGCGTCAGCGCGCTGCTGCCGGCGGTGGCCGATCAGCGCATCGAACGTGTCGCGCAGTGCTGCTGCCCGACCAAGCGCGCCTACGCATCATGA
- a CDS encoding deoxynucleoside kinase codes for MRSPVLGRFRYLAVEGPIGVGKTSLARRLADAAGADLMLEQPANNPFLERFYRDSARYALPAQLTFCLQRVDEAMEIARRDIEGKPIFTDFLPEKDGLFARLTLADDELALYHRLVAHIERAHRAPDLVIHLQASPETLFSRIQKRAIPMEQQIPDTYLRALCDIYGEFFYHYAAAPVLTVDTEQFDPAHNDSDFALLIERIDQMRGRKEVFVKGARP; via the coding sequence ATGAGATCGCCCGTCCTCGGGCGTTTTCGCTATCTGGCCGTCGAGGGCCCCATCGGCGTGGGCAAGACATCGCTCGCACGGCGTCTCGCCGACGCGGCCGGTGCCGACTTGATGCTCGAACAGCCCGCGAACAACCCCTTTCTCGAGCGTTTCTATCGCGACAGCGCGCGCTATGCGCTGCCCGCGCAATTGACGTTTTGTCTGCAACGCGTCGACGAAGCGATGGAAATTGCACGACGCGATATCGAAGGCAAGCCGATCTTCACCGACTTCCTGCCGGAGAAAGACGGCCTGTTTGCGCGGCTCACGCTGGCCGATGACGAGCTCGCGCTGTACCACCGCCTCGTCGCTCACATCGAGCGGGCGCACCGCGCACCGGATCTCGTGATTCATTTGCAGGCGAGCCCCGAGACACTGTTCTCGCGCATTCAGAAGCGCGCGATTCCGATGGAGCAGCAGATCCCCGACACGTATCTGCGCGCGCTATGCGACATCTACGGCGAATTCTTCTATCATTACGCCGCAGCGCCGGTATTGACCGTCGATACGGAACAGTTCGACCCGGCGCACAATGACAGCGATTTCGCGCTGCTGATCGAACGCATCGATCAGATGCGCGGGCGCAAAGAAGTCTTCGTCAAGGGCGCGCGCCCCTGA
- the panB gene encoding 3-methyl-2-oxobutanoate hydroxymethyltransferase yields MSYLQESNRKAVTVPGLADMRARGEKIAMLTCYDASFAALLDRVGVDVMLIGDSLGNVIQGQRTTLPVTLRDICYHTETVARNASKALVVADLPFGTYGTKEQAYQSAVAVMQAGAQMVKIEGGAWLVDTVRFLVERSIPVCAHLGLTPQSVHAFGGFKVQARDEAAGQQLIADTRALQAAGAQLVVLEAIPAALATKVTPELPTMPTIGIGAGPDCDGQVLVLHDMLGVFPGKSPKFSMNFMDGQPSIAAAVEAYVQAVKHGTFPAPEHCF; encoded by the coding sequence ATGAGTTATCTCCAGGAATCCAATCGCAAGGCCGTGACTGTGCCCGGGCTTGCCGACATGCGTGCGCGCGGCGAAAAGATCGCGATGCTCACCTGCTATGACGCCAGCTTTGCCGCCCTGCTCGATCGCGTGGGCGTCGACGTGATGCTGATCGGCGATTCGCTCGGCAACGTGATTCAAGGCCAGCGCACCACGCTGCCCGTCACGCTGCGCGACATCTGCTATCACACCGAAACCGTGGCGCGTAACGCCAGCAAGGCGCTGGTGGTGGCCGATTTGCCGTTCGGCACGTATGGCACGAAGGAACAGGCGTATCAGAGCGCCGTGGCCGTGATGCAAGCCGGTGCGCAGATGGTCAAGATCGAAGGCGGCGCGTGGCTGGTCGATACCGTGCGCTTCTTGGTCGAGCGCAGCATTCCGGTGTGTGCGCACTTGGGTCTCACGCCGCAGTCGGTGCACGCGTTCGGTGGTTTCAAGGTGCAGGCTCGCGATGAAGCCGCCGGGCAACAACTGATTGCCGACACGCGTGCCTTGCAGGCAGCGGGCGCGCAGTTGGTGGTGCTCGAAGCCATTCCGGCAGCGCTGGCCACGAAGGTCACGCCCGAGTTGCCGACGATGCCGACCATCGGCATTGGTGCCGGCCCCGACTGCGACGGTCAGGTGCTGGTGCTGCACGACATGCTGGGCGTGTTCCCCGGCAAGTCGCCGAAGTTCTCGATGAACTTCATGGACGGTCAGCCGAGCATCGCCGCTGCGGTCGAAGCTTATGTGCAGGCGGTCAAGCACGGTACGTTCCCGGCACCGGAGCATTGCTTCTAA
- a CDS encoding sensor histidine kinase, with product MIVPGRSLYLRLVVRMGVVLALAVAAVLLGIWFSTRAAVDRAYDRWLLGSALQVAENTWYQNGEVNVDVPLAAFSALAPGDQIFYTVLDPNGRSVAGDSEFRPPIPWDKLAEGPIVVDGTYQEMPIRIAIVGRRMPVAAAHPWAVVAMAHTQNARVRFTRNLADNTLLITIATGVLTLLAALWTLRQALAPLKQIEAAIRERDSNDLVPLAVTAPAETLALVGAINDFMQRLATSRALMRRVIGDAAHQLRTPVTALTAQAEMLTQTDDEAARQSHIARIQKQARGLGGLIHQLINHAMVQHRADSVAPAPVDLGELLQDAMRETLSYADRDIDFSLQMPETSAGAGVPAMIVGDALSLREAIKNVLVNALAYGAPHRLYVDVTGDGDQWRLRFFDDGPGIPETEWQRVRTPFSSRADGREGASLGLAMVAEVMRAHGGQMAFERIDGEGFAVVLTLPKASA from the coding sequence ATGATCGTTCCCGGCCGGTCACTGTATCTCCGGCTCGTCGTCCGGATGGGCGTCGTGCTGGCACTCGCCGTGGCGGCGGTGCTGCTCGGTATCTGGTTCTCCACGCGAGCCGCCGTCGACCGTGCGTATGACCGTTGGTTGCTCGGCAGTGCGCTTCAGGTCGCGGAAAACACGTGGTATCAGAACGGCGAAGTGAACGTCGATGTGCCACTTGCGGCGTTCTCGGCACTCGCCCCCGGTGACCAAATTTTCTACACAGTGCTCGATCCCAACGGGCGCTCGGTCGCGGGCGATTCGGAATTCCGTCCGCCGATTCCGTGGGACAAGCTCGCCGAGGGCCCCATCGTGGTCGATGGCACGTATCAGGAGATGCCGATTCGCATTGCCATCGTGGGGCGGCGCATGCCGGTCGCGGCAGCGCATCCGTGGGCGGTCGTGGCGATGGCGCACACGCAGAACGCGCGTGTGAGATTCACGCGAAATCTCGCGGACAACACGCTGCTGATCACGATTGCCACCGGCGTGTTGACGTTGCTCGCGGCGCTATGGACGCTGCGTCAGGCGCTCGCACCGCTCAAGCAGATCGAGGCGGCGATTCGCGAGCGAGACTCGAACGATCTCGTGCCGTTGGCGGTCACGGCACCCGCAGAAACGCTCGCGTTAGTCGGCGCGATCAACGACTTCATGCAGCGGCTGGCGACCTCGCGCGCGCTGATGCGGCGTGTGATCGGCGATGCCGCACATCAGTTGCGCACGCCTGTGACTGCGCTCACCGCGCAAGCGGAAATGCTGACGCAAACCGATGACGAAGCCGCTCGCCAGTCACACATTGCCCGCATTCAGAAACAGGCACGCGGCTTGGGCGGGCTCATTCACCAGTTGATCAATCACGCGATGGTGCAGCACCGCGCCGATAGCGTGGCGCCGGCGCCTGTCGATCTGGGCGAGTTGTTGCAGGATGCGATGCGCGAGACGCTGTCGTATGCCGATCGCGATATCGATTTCTCGCTGCAAATGCCTGAAACCTCGGCGGGGGCGGGCGTACCGGCGATGATCGTTGGCGATGCGCTGAGCTTGCGCGAGGCGATCAAGAACGTGCTGGTCAACGCGCTCGCGTACGGCGCGCCGCATCGGTTGTACGTGGACGTGACTGGTGATGGCGATCAGTGGCGCCTGCGTTTCTTCGACGATGGCCCGGGCATTCCCGAGACAGAATGGCAGCGCGTGCGCACGCCGTTTTCGTCACGTGCCGATGGCCGCGAAGGCGCGAGTCTGGGGCTGGCGATGGTGGCCGAAGTGATGCGCGCGCATGGCGGCCAAATGGCCTTCGAGCGCATCGATGGGGAAGGGTTTGCGGTGGTGTTGACGTTGCCGAAGGCGAGCGCGTGA
- a CDS encoding response regulator transcription factor, whose protein sequence is MRIMLVEDTVDVAEAIATQLRRLGHALDCETDGASAAARIGDDYDLLILDVMLPHVDGLELLRRVRERGLSTRVLMLTACAEIEERVRALDLGADDYLTKPFDFRELEARVRALMRRTGQDATNQLACANLTLDRKSRGVEIDGQPVELTRREVTLLEILAARPGRIFGKDELMDRLYGDESPPNANALEQYVARLRKKLAAAQFQIRTLRGLGYQLVLS, encoded by the coding sequence ATGCGCATCATGCTGGTGGAAGACACCGTCGATGTGGCGGAAGCGATTGCCACGCAGTTGCGGCGGCTCGGACACGCGCTCGACTGCGAGACGGACGGCGCCTCGGCGGCGGCGCGCATCGGTGACGATTACGATCTGCTGATTCTCGACGTGATGCTGCCGCACGTCGATGGACTGGAGTTGCTTCGACGTGTGCGCGAGCGCGGACTGTCCACGCGTGTGCTCATGCTCACCGCGTGCGCCGAAATCGAAGAGCGCGTGCGCGCACTCGATCTCGGTGCGGACGACTATCTGACCAAACCGTTCGATTTTCGCGAACTCGAAGCGCGTGTGCGTGCGCTCATGCGCCGCACCGGGCAGGACGCGACCAATCAACTCGCCTGCGCAAATCTGACGCTCGATCGCAAGAGCCGCGGTGTGGAAATCGACGGGCAGCCGGTCGAACTCACGCGTCGCGAAGTGACGTTGCTCGAAATTCTCGCCGCCCGTCCGGGGCGCATCTTCGGCAAAGACGAGTTGATGGATCGTCTTTATGGCGACGAATCGCCGCCGAATGCCAACGCGCTCGAACAATACGTCGCGCGCCTGCGCAAGAAGCTCGCTGCTGCGCAATTCCAGATTCGCACGTTGCGCGGGCTGGGCTACCAACTCGTGCTGTCATGA
- a CDS encoding ABC transporter ATP-binding protein — protein MPNNPHPAAGPVPAGAQPLLEIDQVTLQYKTDDYLVTAAQQVSFNVYPGDRFVLLGPSGCGKSTLLKAIGGYLPPVNGEIRLKGRTVTEPGPDRMMVFQEFDQLLPWKTVRQNVEFALTASGRLKGREAADRAAHYIEKVGLAKFIDSYPHTLSGGMKQRVSIARGMAMEPDVLLMDEPFAALDALTRRKMQDELLRLWDDTRFTVLFVTHGIDEAIRIGTRILLLSPHPGQVKAELNSIAPEQLGTAHQSALETRIDQLLFAAH, from the coding sequence ATGCCCAACAACCCCCATCCGGCCGCCGGGCCGGTGCCGGCTGGCGCACAGCCGTTGCTGGAAATCGATCAGGTCACGCTTCAGTACAAGACCGACGACTACCTCGTGACCGCCGCCCAGCAAGTCAGCTTCAACGTGTACCCCGGCGACCGGTTCGTGTTGCTCGGGCCGTCCGGTTGCGGCAAATCGACCCTGCTCAAGGCCATCGGTGGCTATCTGCCCCCCGTGAATGGCGAAATTCGCCTGAAAGGCCGCACGGTCACCGAGCCGGGCCCAGACCGCATGATGGTGTTTCAGGAGTTCGATCAATTGCTGCCGTGGAAAACGGTGCGCCAGAACGTCGAATTCGCGCTCACCGCCAGCGGTCGCCTGAAAGGCCGCGAAGCCGCCGATCGTGCCGCGCATTACATCGAGAAAGTCGGGCTGGCCAAGTTCATCGACAGCTATCCGCACACGCTCTCGGGCGGCATGAAACAGCGCGTCTCGATTGCACGCGGCATGGCCATGGAGCCGGACGTGCTGCTCATGGACGAGCCCTTCGCCGCACTCGACGCGCTCACCCGCCGCAAGATGCAGGACGAGTTGCTGCGCCTGTGGGACGACACGCGCTTCACCGTGCTGTTCGTCACGCACGGCATCGACGAAGCCATTCGCATCGGCACGCGCATTCTGCTGCTCTCGCCGCACCCGGGACAGGTCAAGGCCGAACTCAACAGCATTGCCCCCGAGCAACTGGGCACCGCCCATCAGAGCGCGCTCGAAACGCGTATCGACCAACTGCTGTTCGCGGCGCACTGA